The sequence acatcccaagttgcaaaaactcatttcagggaggtaagaacaacatgaagaagaaggcaagaacctctgaagggaaaaaaaaagaaataaaaaacctctcgcagacaccaaaggattatgggtgataacaaaACTCTTAAGAGCtgctgggctattaagctaacggttcgcgttacaaacacattaaagtttcatacatagtgcactagattgtgtatcagatcgcggatttatgttccctacacagtgcgctagattgtgtatcagatcacggatttatgttccctacatagtgcactagactgtatatcagatcgcgtatttatgttccctacatagtgcgctagactgtatatcagatcacggatttatgttccctacatagtgcactagactgtatatcagatcacggatttatgttccctacatagtgcactagactgtatatcagatcgcggatttatgttccctacatagtgcatttatgttccctacatagtgcgctagactgtatatcagatcacggatttatgttccctacacagtgcactagactgtatatcagatcacggatttatgttccctacatagtgcactagactgtatatcagatcacggatttatgttccctacatagtgcactagactgtatatcagatcacggatttatgttccctacacagtgcactagactgtatatcagatcacggatttatgttccctacatagtgcactagactgtatatcagatcacggatttatgttccctacatagtgcactagactgtatatcagatcacggatttatgttccctacacagtgcactagactgtatatcagatcacggatttatgttccctacatagtgcgctagactgtatatcagatcgcggatttatgttccctacatagtgcgctagactgtatatcagatcacggatttatgttccctacatagtgcactagactgtatatcagatcacggatttatgttccctacatagtgcgctagactgtatatcagatcgcggatttatgttccctacatagtgcgctagactgtatatcagatcgcggatttatgttttcttaatattctcaagacatttaattaagcaatagaacacgagggggagtgtgttatccgtagatcatcacagccgtgatgttatttgcgataacacacgacctcaagtgttctattgcttttattcaacagtttttacaaaataaagaaaataaatcaaagaagccctgaatttcataataaatatgctttaatattgacaataccttccgccaaaaagtagttccacaacgaatataaaatttaacactacaaagcagacatcccaagttgcaaaaactcatttcagggaggtaagaacaacatgaagaagaaggcaagaacctctgaagggaaaaaaaagaaataaaaaacctctcgcagacaccaaaggattatgggtgataacaaaACTCTTAAGAGCtgctgggctattaagctaacggttcgcgttacaaacacattaaagtttcatacatagtgcactagattgtgtatcagatcgcggatttatgttccctacatagtgcactagattgtatatcagatcgcggatttatgttccctacatagtgcgctagattgtgtatcagatcgcggatttatgttccctacatagtgcactagactgtatatcagatcacggatttatgttccctacatagtgcgctagactgtatatcagatcgcggatttatgttccctacatagtgcactagactgtatatcagatcacggatttatgttccctacacagtgcactagactgtatatcagatcacggatttatgttccctacacagtgcgctagactgtatatcagatcacggatttatgttccctacacagtgcactagactgtatatcagatcacggatttatgttccctacacagtgcactagactgtatatcagatcacggatttatgttccctacacagtgcactagactgtatatcagatcacggatttatgttccctacacagtgcactagactgtatatcagatcacggatttatgttccctacatagtgcgctagactgtatatcagatcacggatttatgttccctacacagtgcactagactgtatatcagatcacggatttatgttccctacacagtgcactagactgtatatcagatcgcggatttatgttccctacatagtgcgctagactgtatatcagatcgcggatttatgttccctacatagtgcgctagactgtatatcagatcgcggatttatgttccctacatagtgcgctagactgtatatcagatcgcgaatttttgttcactacacagtgcactagactgtatatcagatcacggatttatgttccctacatagtgcgctagactgtatatcagatcgcgaatttttgttcactacacagtgcgctagattgtgtatcagatcacgaatttatgttcactacacagtgcgctagattgtgtatcagataacggatttaaatcGAGAtcgggaaaaaaagtctgtgtcgctgtgtgcacgtttgtgtgcatgaagcttgtcgttactggcaacgcgtcagcggagtaatacagttgtggtgtgaaaaggccgtgctgttatcacgaatatcgcttatcagattgtaaggtcggaactaactgttgtataatacaagttaaagaacatacccaaaaacatttttaaatgttttaaatgttactttaacataCTTTTAACATAACTACAGATAATGTTAAACCAAGACAATGTTAATCACTCTGTCTCTGTGATATATTGGATGAAGGACATTGCAGGCACAGAGAGAATCCGTTTAACTCTGCACATTTATTTGCAACATACAAATTTGTAACTTACAGTTATATATCACCAAATCCAATTCTAATATACTACAGTCTTGaacccccccaaccccctcagacattaccattaattaaaaaaaatatctgaatCACTCTGATAACATTTGCTCTGATGGTCTAATTCAAACAATTCATGTGATTATACTGACATAAATGGAGGCAAAATCAatgcaaacatatttatttaaaaaaatgttttatcatcatcaatcaaattcaattgaatgaacgaaaaatgaaaaaagaacaatcCCTCAATTTTTCTATCCATTATAAACTAAGGTAAAATCAGTTagaatatattgtatttattatatgttattattatcaagcaattaatttaaattaatcaatggaaaatggaaaaaatatatataaattctaatgtaaatgaataaatggaaaatggggaacaaaaacaaataaagttaggtagtaattcagggcgtctctgcattctcctcctgcaaagtaaacaaataggttttttaagtatttctgcatatttatcagtacatgtaaaacattttacactgtaaccAAGTCATTCTGGGCAGCTAAAATAACAAAGCTTCCTTGAAGTTATGTTGcagtctttaatttaatttaagtctTCAATGTGCAAGAGGTGTCTGTGGCTCTTTTTTAATGGTTGAATTACTCTTATGTgtgattttacagtgaaaatcatgaaatagcattatttCATAAGGTACATGGCGGTACTTAATAtgccataaaataattaaacagccaGCTTGATTAAACAAAACTAAGAAGGGAAATCATACTAGTGCTgtggatgttttaatatttatttaaatatagttttttttggtaaatattgtttttgttgttgtattttaaataatccaactaagcaattaattgtagtttgtgggttacacttgataaaatacaacttgttttgaagcaaattgatgaatattttaaaagctattaaagttattattatgctgaatactttaaatgctattgaagttatgaataaaaatctgttttttattatttaataaaaggtaaaagtgtcagtatatgGGTTGTAgaatgtaatgtgggttacacttgataaaatacaacttgttttggagcaatttgatgcatatgttaaaagctattgaagttattaacatgctgaatactttaaatgctattgaagttatgaataaaaatctgtttttttatatgtaattaagggtaaaagtgtcagtataagagttgtagtatgtaatgtgagTTACACTTGATataatacagcttgttttggagcaatttgatgaatattttaaaagctattgaagttattaatatgctgaatactttaaatactattgaagttttgaataaaaatctgttttttttaaatatgtaattaagggtaaaagtgtcagtataagagttgtagtatgtaatgtggaaTACACTTGGTGAATTACAACaatttggagcaatttgatgaatattgtaaaagctattgaagttattaatatgctgaatactttaaatgcttttgAAGTTATAGCATACAGAGATGGGCGAGTGGGCACAAAGGTGGATGAATTAATAGATATTGTCAGCACCAGAACTGAAAAAAGCGAGTTGTTccacaatatatttttacacaaatatattttaaacacaatatattttaataaaaaaagtcaaCTAGCACTTACTTCTATTGATTTAGGATATGGGCTACAAAAACATTGACGTTCTGTGAATCTGGTTGTGGAGCAGTGTACTAAATGTCAAACTTGTTGCCACTATTATAAACTTGAATATGGGCGACCCATCCTTTTGTGCTGATGTGAATGAAGGCAAATACACTGAGACTCTCTCTACCTCAGCAGCCCTCCTTGACATGTCGCCATTTTCCTGGAATAAAAAAacctgtttttaatttcatattttcaatctgtagttaacagaatgctacAATAACTAAACACAATGGCACAAATGCAGGGTTTTATCTGGGTTGTTGGTGGGCTTAGGTGGTTTAAAGCACACATATAACCTATTATTTGAAAGAAAATTTTGGACCTCTAGTATTTTAAGTGTAACATGCAGGTTAACGTCCacatttaattcatgtgtacagatatgtgtgCAGATATTGCATCAAAGGTGAATTGTCTCGTTAGAGAtgttaaaagcatttacaaactTCTCTATGTTCATTTCTAAGTAATATTATCTGTAAAcctaaaatcattaaaagtcataagtttattatagtgcagttcagcacaataacagcactataaactaagcaattgcaccagtcttaACAAGCATTActaagtatttaaaatgcacagtgagaagGCTAATGTTAACGTAACGTTTAGCTAACGTCCCAAGTTACTCATTTGAAAACATTCGACTTTCTACAATGAccacttatttttaataacatttcagaGATAATatagtttttcatgtttattattataaactgtttaagtttagcaggGCGTGACGAAcgtctttttttcatttcttacTGTAAGTTGACGACAACAGTTTAGCAGTCGGTGAGATCTTGTCAGATTCTCAATAACACGTGAAGGAATTTCATCTTCAAAGAAGTACACAAGCACGTACTTTGGCAGACTCATGTTTCAGagtaaaataactgaaaacactACATTTGTATTTCGCTTAAAGTTCTGTGTCGAGGCAGAGACAATTGGTTAAAATAACGATCTCAAGTCAAGTGTGGATGTGCGCATGTGCAGAACGAGGTGTCCGACAAGCCATAGATGGAGACTGACATGCTGTGTAAAGAAGAGAGGTTTGAGCAGAATAGACATAATACAAGGCTATAAAGTCATTTAACTGAAtgatatgtaatgtaatatttgtcctgtATGGATGGGTTCTGATAACcgcagtttttaatgcagtttttataaaatcatgaaaaataatggtttatcttaaatatattattaaataaaatattatataaagcaAAACTGTTCAGTAGAAAGCAATGAATTCTTACAGTGGTGCATCTGAGCTCTTTAAATCAATGTAAATCAGTtgactatatataaatatatacagtgtatcacaaaagtgagtacacccctcacatttctgcaaatattttattatatcttttcatgggacaacactatagaaataaaacttggatataacttagagtagtcagtgtacaacttgtatagcagtgtagatttactgtcttctgaaaataactcaacacacagccattaatgtctaaatggctggcaacataagtgagtacaccccacagtgaacatgtccaaattgtgcccaaagtgtcaatattttgtgtgaccaccattattatccagcactgccttaaccctcctgggcatggaattcaccagagctgcacaggttgctactggaatcctcttccactcctccatgatgacatcatggagctggtggatgttagacaccttgaactcctccaccttccacttgaggatgcgccacaggtgctcaattgggtttagtccatcacctttaccttcagcttcctcagcaaggcagttgtcatcttggaggttgtgtttggggtcgttatcctgttggaaaactgccatgaggcccagttttcgaagggaggggatcatgctctgtttcagaatgtcacagtacatgttggaattcatgtttccctcaatgaactgcagctccccagtgccagcaacactcatgcagcccaagaccatgatgctaccaccaccatgcttgactgtaggcaagatacagttgtcttggtacttctcaccagggcgccgccacacatgctggacaccatctgagccaaacaagtttatcttggtctcgtcagaccacagggcattccagtaatccatgttcttggactgcttgttttcagcaaactgtttgcgggctttcttgtgcgtcagcttccttctgggatgacgaccatgcagaccgagttgatgcagtgtgcggcttatggtctgagcactgacaggctgacctcccacgtcttcaacctctgcagcaatgctggcagcactcatgtgtctattttttaaagccaacctctggatatgacgccgaacacgtggactcaacttctttggtcgaccctggcgaagcctgttccgagtggaacctgtcctggaaaaccgctgtatgaccttggccaccatgctgtagctcagtttcagggtgttagcaatcttcttatagtccaggccatctttgtggagagcaacaattctatttctcacatcctcagagagttctttgccatgaggtgccatgttgaatatccagtggccagtatgagagaattgtacccaaaacaccaaatttaacagccctgctccccatttacacctgggaccttgacacatgacaccagggagggacaacgacacatttgggcacaatttggacatgtttactgtggggtgtactcacttatgttgccagctatttagacattaatggctgtgtgttgagttattttcagaagacagtaaatctacactgctatacaagctgtacactgactactctaagttatatccaagtttcatgtctatagtgttgtcccatgaaaagatataatgaaatatttgcagaaatgtgaggggtgtactcacttttgtgatacactgtatatacagcgcCCTCCACAATTTTGGCACCCCTCATTAAGATGTGTTCTTATAAAGGCTTCtaataaattcttttttttttttaaataatataggacaacaatgcaaaaaaagagaaaaatccaACCTTTAATTCAAGTGCATTTACTCAGTGGGaaaaaaatcccacattaagaaataattattttacatgaaattatgtgtgccacaattattggcacccctgatgttaatactttgtacaacCCCCTTTTGCCAACAAGACAGCACTTAATCTTCTCCTATAACATTTCACAAGATGGAAGAATACAGAGAGAGGGATCTTTGACCATTCCTCTTTGCACAATATCTCTAAATCGTCCAGAGTCCTGGGTCCTCTTCTATGCACTCACCTCTTCAGCTCACCCTACAGGTTTTCAattgggttgaggtctgggGATTGAGATGGCCATTGGAGGATCTTGATTTTGTGTCTGGTGAACCATTTTTTGTGTAGATTTGGCCACATGTTTAGGGTCATTATCTTGCTAAAAAAACCCAGTGACGACCCATCTTCAGCTTTCGGGCAGAGGCCACcagattttgatttaaaatgtccTGGTATTTCAAAGAGTTCATGATGCCATGCACCCTAACAAGGTTCCCGGGGCCTTTGGAAGAGAACCAGGCCCACAGCATCACCGATCCTCCCCCATACTTCACAGTGGGCATGAGGTGCTTTTCCGCATACTCATCTTTTGTGTTACGCCAGACCCACTTAGAGTGTTTgttgccaaaaagctctatCTTGATCTCATCTGACCAAAGCACACGGTCCCAGTTGAAGTCCCAGTACCGCTTAGCAAACTCCAGACGTTTACGTTTATGCTTGTAAGTAAGCTTTGGAGAACTTTTTACTTCTCTTACCATCCTCTTCACTGTGCATGGTGGCAAGATAAACTTGCGTTCTCGTCCAAACTTGTTTGCCACTGTTCCAGTTGTTTTAAACTTCTTGATGATTCCTCTGACTGGAGATATTGGCAGGTGTAGGCAAGTGGCTATTTTCTTGTAGCCATTGCCTGACTTATGAATTCGACACACATCTGCCTTACTTGAATGGGTGTGTTCTCTTGTCTTTcccacaaataaaaacatgaatgatgtagtattttagagtaACAGGACATTTTAACACTGTCATGTCACATATTTGTTACTGATCTTACTggtagtctgtatgacctaaagctgggttacaacatgaataAACCATTGAGAACTCAATAAGAATCCTTAATTTGTTTTGGCTGTGATTGTGTTATGTTAACACGACTTAGATATTTAAGTGTTCACGGTGTGTTGCAAACATGGTGAAAACTATGGAGCTGTGTGTACAAATGTACGGGCAAAGCAAGCTGGGTTATAACACAGCAACACTGGGTTCAGTCATCTTTTCTGGTCACGTTCTTTGATGAGTTTTGTTATGTTTTCTTCATATTGGCCTGGATTTCAGTGAAGTTTTCACTAAAACTTCCTACTATAGACTGGAACATTCTTTGGGATGTGTTCCTGACTtgcaaccctaaccaggatacaGCAGTTAGTAAATGAGTAGATAATGAGTCAGTCATTGACATCCAGCTCTTTTCTGACATCTACtggatataaaaaaaatcctacACAAATGTGTTCAACTATTTAAATTACATAAATGGCAAAAACATTCCCCTCCCAAAAACACCCCTCAATTTATTACACCGTTTGTGCTTTTCTGACAATTATCATTAGCAGTAATATTGATTATCTTCTCTTTGCTACTATAACATCCCACATTCTTTTAAAATTGCTTTCTACACAGGGTAAAAAAATATCAAGCCTTCCAAAAATGGATTATGTTTGTTAAAAGCAAGGCAAACTAAAGGGAAGTGGATTTCCAGGACAAAATCCTACGCAACAGAATCCTAAAACTGATGATGGTGTTTTGAGGCTTGTGTAGAGCTACATGGTTTAAATATCTAAAAACCTTAGCCATAAATTAGATTTCAAAATGCAGAATTCAGGTTTTTAGTTTAAAAATGGTTTCAGCTCAAAATGGTTTTTTCACACGTTAAATACTTTAAAAGTATTTTAGGTAGGTTTGTGCAAGTGTATATCGTGTGTTTTATAGAAAGGTGCAAAGGATGGGTTATTGTTGGGGGAGACGTGGGCATGCAGACCAATTAACATTTGAGTCACTTCTCGTCATTAGCAGGTCTGTGTAGAGAGGACCACATGCAGAGAGCGAGAAAGACCAATGTTGTTTGCACATAATCACAAGTGACGCATTTCAGGCTTGAGCAGAGTTAAATAATATtgggtttatttgtttatcacCTTCAGAATAAGCTTCATAAAAGAGATTCAGACTAGAATTGACTGGCAGTGATTTTGTAGAGTCCCTTTAGGAATTGACCTAAGGTGTAAGGGTAATGAATGGTTATGAAAGTTGTGGTTTGGCCTATTAGATTTGAAGAATCTTTGATCCAAAGCTGACACTTCTATATGACCTTATCATAGTTTCCCCTACTGAGATACTCTCGACACACCCTGACTTTCATCCTGACACACACCCCATCCACACACTAAACAAACCTACACTTCTGACATACTCATGAATTTAACTCAACAACTCCCATCTTCTTACGTCTTTCACTTTTTCAACCAATAACACCTTTCCATGAACTCCTCTCACAGTCTTGTATATAACCTCACTACCATTCAACCACTTTCAGTTCTTAGCAAACTAGGTAAGGGTACAGGCTAGAGTTTAAGGGATGTCCAGCAGGATGTGTTCACAGTTGCAGGTCATGGTGCTGGTTCTGTCTGTCCTTGTAATGGTGGGCAGGATCCAAGCAGCTCCTAGAACAGATCTGCTAACTTATCTGCTCGAAAATGAGCCAGATGAAAACAAGGTAAGAATAATTTGTTGTAATTttgttgcatgtttttggtaAAGGCTTAGTTGTAGaaaaattttaatatattttgtcAGTAGAACTACTAAATTATTAAGTCAATCAAATTAATGTGAATTGTCATTTTTACCACTAATAATGTTAACaagatttaaataattcagaCATTGCCAAAGCCTGATACAGTcctgcatttttaaaaatgctattATAGGAAGAAAAGCTAATATTCTCTTACTTAGTATTTTGAACCATACATTATAAATTTAAGATGTTTGAAATTATATTTAACAGTTTTGTTCTCAATAGGACCTTTCTTACATTCTCCTGCTGAAACTCCTTTCTGAGATGGAGATTCCAGGTGAAAATAATGTGCTTTCTCTCGAAGACGGAGAGGTGAAGAACCATGTCCTCCGCCAGCTTCCCTATACCCAGCGAGACAGGAAAGCTGGCTGCAGAAACTTCTTCTGGAAGACCTTTACCTCATGTTAGCTACCCCCTTTAAAAAACCAGCTTGTTTTTAACTATGTTTAATGTTAAGGAAATATATGCTGTAGCTTATGTAATTTTCTTTGTTAAGAAGATTTTTACTGTAGTCTAAGTTTTGTTTTGAGAGAATTTGTTTTGTCTTCTTGGTGCCAAAAAGAATCTACTTTCTGTAGGATTGCATCTGGAGTAGGATTTATTGCATTACTTTTGAAATGTTCCATTTATATAGGTGCATTTATGTTGGGGTTTGAgtgcttattattataatacttgtttatttaataaatggtgGCTTTAGCTACCAACAACATAGTAACAAGTATGTGTTTCAAAAAAATGTATAACATGTTGGCACTTAACAGAAAGCTGTAGTTCTAGCCATGACAGTCATATCTAACTTTTGTCTTAAGGTGGTGGCTTATATGCAAGGCTGATTCCACAAAAAAATGAACAAGAAACTTCAATTCATAAATCATGTGAGTGATTGTATTTTGTCAAAGTGATGGTTTTCATTAGAGAGCCAGTTTCACATTTAGTCAGTCACAAACAATATTAACTTCTGTAGCATTAACAATCACTTAATCTACTATATATGGGCATGGGTACTTGAACAGCAATCATTACACAGTGGGCAGGAACAATCACAAGGCATCTATAAAGAGATTAAATTGTACATGATATAAAGGGGAATTACTGGAATAATATGTACCACAAATTTACATTATAAGAAGTGACATAGGGAAGTAATGAAGAAAAAACATAGAAATGAAATGTGACAGTTTGTGCTTTTTGTTTTTAGGAACATATATTTATCTCAGCTTTAAACCATAGATATTAATAACAAACATTGATTTTGGAAAGTTTCGTAGATTAGAATACTGAAtatcaaataaatgtaattaaggcATTTTAAACTAAGGCCTTTTAAACTATGTACCAGCTTAACCAATGAtagatttaataaaaaaaaactctatGATGATAAAATAATACTTAAAAAAGAAACTAGAACAGCATTCCGACAAtgttagaaaataaaaaaaaagaccacCCAGCTACCATGAACATAATGTTGTACAGTATTACAAACATACGTTATAAATATTCTTTTTACCTACATGTTGTTATACCTGCATTACATTTTCACTAATTGTGCTCAGGTGTGTTATGCATTAAAAAATCTATACTAAGTAGGACTCTAATATGAGGATTAAAATTCTGTCTGCCCTGAGGATTGTAAATCGTAATCCTAGAGGCACACAAAGATAATGTATGCTTTGTTTCCATGTTTTCTGCATTTC is a genomic window of Trichomycterus rosablanca isolate fTriRos1 chromosome 4, fTriRos1.hap1, whole genome shotgun sequence containing:
- the sst5 gene encoding somatostatin-1A, which translates into the protein MCSQLQVMVLVLSVLVMVGRIQAAPRTDLLTYLLENEPDENKDLSYILLLKLLSEMEIPGENNVLSLEDGEVKNHVLRQLPYTQRDRKAGCRNFFWKTFTSC